One stretch of Arachis hypogaea cultivar Tifrunner chromosome 20, arahy.Tifrunner.gnm2.J5K5, whole genome shotgun sequence DNA includes these proteins:
- the LOC112784959 gene encoding uncharacterized protein, with the protein MEISSELGIMEDPNSFLWHLSSIDTCATTLAVFGDSLQKNNPLFCNSNLMNSKISMMETTTSPTATIIERPAKQLRSNNTSNWSSHINKTPESHFVGSCSNNILSFVDNTNHHHHQLGLVMKPKVEIMNSSSPNNIDTQGTTLLGNNNNNHHNHENYLFKESSCHEAKNFGQRPKLSSHQPHDHIIAERKRREKLSQRFIALSALVPGLKKMDKASVLGDAIKYLKQMQEKVSALEEEQKKKKTVESVVMVKKSQLCNDDEDSCSSETEPLPEIEARFCERNVLVRVHCEKKKGVIENTIIEIEKLHLKVINSSVLTFGTFALDITIIAQMDMEFSMTVKELVKNLRLAFSTFM; encoded by the exons ATGGAGATTTCATCTGAATTG GGTATAATGGAGGATCCTAATAGCTTTCTCTGGCACTTAAGCTCTATTGATACTTGTGCTACTACCTTAGCTGTTTTTGGAGATAGCTTGCAAAAGAATAATCCATTATTCTGTAACTCAAACTTGATGAACTCCAAGATTTCCATGATGGAAACTACTACTTCACCTACTGCTACTATAATTGAAAGACCAGCAAAACAGCTTAGAAGTAACAACACTAGTAATTGGAGTAGTCACATTAACAAGACACCAGAGTCACACTTTGTTGGTTCTTGCTCAAATAATATTCTCTCCTTTGTTGACAAcacaaatcatcatcatcatcaattggGGTTAGTAATGAAGCCTAAGGTTGAGATTATGAATAGTAGTAGTCCTAACAACATAGATACTCAAGGAACAACCTTGTtggggaataataataataatcatcataATCATGAAAACTATCTATTCAAAGAATCATCATGCCATGAGGCTAAGAACTTTGGGCAACGTCCTAAGCTTTCTTCTCATCAACCTCATGATCACATCATTGCTGAGAGGAAGCGCAGAGAGAAGCTCAGCCAGCGCTTCATTGCTTTATCTGCCCTTGTTCCTGGCCTCAAAAAG ATGGATAAAGCTTCTGTTCTGGGAGATGCTATAAAGTACTTGAAACAAATGCAAGAGAAAGTGAGTGCTCTTGAGGaggaacagaaaaagaagaagaccgtGGAATCAGTGGTAATGGTGAAGAAATCTCAGTTATGTAATGATGATGAAGACTCTTGCTCTTCAGAGACTGAGCCGCTACCCGAAATTGAAGCAAGATTTTGCGAAAGAAATGTGCTAGTAAGAGTTCACTGCGAGAAGAAAAAGGGTGTTATAGAAAATACAATCATTGAAATTGAGAAACTCCATCTCAAAGTCATCAATAGCAGCGTCTTAACATTTGGGACTTTTGCCCTTGATATAACCATCATTGCTCAG ATGGACATGGAATTTTCCATGACAGTGAAGGAACTTGTTAAGAATCTACGTTTagcgttttcaactttcatgTGA